The proteins below are encoded in one region of Dioscorea cayenensis subsp. rotundata cultivar TDr96_F1 chromosome 18, TDr96_F1_v2_PseudoChromosome.rev07_lg8_w22 25.fasta, whole genome shotgun sequence:
- the LOC120282650 gene encoding uncharacterized protein LOC120282650, producing the protein MYDRYAGGDPQVLQLWRRGHLSKACPKPPKERETGRREQSGGRGRGRRGHKGGIGGGYQAHQMIDPQVEEKSVLTEEENELFEMLKRKQGMIGHGGKKSMTDEISTSDSKDSGASRHVIGVSSEITSFTHLTPPESIQTADGTSQPMVGKGELYREGDKSETWDWHVA; encoded by the exons ATGTATGACAGGTACGCAGGGGGAGACCCGCAAGTGCTACAACTGTGGAGAAGGGGCCACTTGAGTAAAGCTTGTCCAAAGCCACCTAAGGAAAGAGAGACAGGTAGGCGAGAACAATCTGGAGGTCGTGGTCGTGGACGTAGGGGCCATAAAGGAGGCATAGGTGGAGGTTACCAAGCACATCAGATGATAGATCCACAAGTAGAGGAGAAGTCGGTTCTTACTGAGGAGGAGAATGAGCTCTTTGAGATGCTAAAGAGGAAGCAAGGAATGATAGGACATGGGGGAAAGAAGAGCATGACAGATGAGATATCCACATCTGACTCCAAGG ATTCTGGTGCATCTCGACATGTGATAGGGGTGTCTAGTGAGATCACTTCTTTCACTCACTTGACCCCTCCAGAAAGCATCCAAACAGCGGATGGCACATCCCAGCCTATGGTTGGTAAGG GTGAACTTTACAGAGAAGGGGACAAGTCGGAGACTTGGGACTGGCACGTGGCATAG